The DNA region CGACGAGGCCGCGTGCGGGCGCGGATCGGCCGTGTCGGCCGCGGTCAGCACGTGGAAGATAGCCCTCATGGCCAGTTCTTCAGCAAGCTCCTAACGTCTAACGTCAAACGTCAAACGTCAAACGTCAAACGTCAAACGTCATGCGTGCCCGGCACCCGCACGAGCAGCGGCTCGGCGATGCCGATGGTGCGCACGTACCCGCACAGGATCTCGAGCAGGGCCGGCGAGATCACCTGGCCGGCGGGCGCCAGGGTGAGGCCGCCGTGGGCGCGCACCGGCTCCTCGAGCACCATCCCTGCCTCGAGGTCGGCGACGTTCACGCTCACGACGTGCGACCCCGCGCCGGTCAGCCGGTAGGTCAGCAGCGCGTCGAGCAGTCGCGCCGGCGCGAGCTGGCGGGCCCGCAGGGCGTCGATCGCCTGGTCGCGGTCCTCGCCACGCGCCACCGCCGTGTCGAGCAGCATCGCGGCGCGCAGCAGTTGCGCCCCGAGCTGTTCCGGGCGCATCGCGTCGAGGGGCGTGGCCACCGGCCCGGCGTCGGTCGCCCCGGTGATCATCGCCCCCACGTCCTGCAGTCCCGGCAGCGTCGCCAGCAGCATCGCGGTCGTGTGTGTCACGTCCTCGAACTGCTGGCGCTCGGCCGCATCGGCCGGGTGACCGGCGACGAAGCGATCGATGGTCGCCTTGTCGAAGCCGATCGCGCCCAGGCCGGCCAGGGCCGCCGCCAGCTCGTAGCGATCGGCGCCGGGGATCGACAGCGTGTCGCACATGTGACGCACCGCCCGTTGCAGCCGGCGCAGCCAGTGCTCGAGCGGCGGATTGGTCCTCGTCACGAGCGCCTGCAGGGCGGTCGCCAGCGAGGCGTCCGCGGGCGTGGCGGTCGTCGACGTGGCGTTGTACCTGGCGATGGCGGCCTCGATGCACGCCCACAGCGCCGGCGTCGCGCAGGGCTTGAGCAGCACCCGGAAGATCTCGGCCTCGTTGACCGCCGCGACCAGTTCCAGCAGGTCGGCCTTGCCGGTGAAGAGGATGCGGACCGTGCGGGGGGCGAGGGCCTTGATGCGGACCAGCAGGTCGAGGCCGTTCATGCCCGGCATGTGGTAGTCGGTGAAGACCGCGGTGAATGGCGGGCCGGCTTCCACCAGCGCGAGTGCCTCGCTGGCCGTGGCGGCCACCGACACGTCGAGCTGCGCCTTCAACTGTCGATGGTAGGCCGTGCGGACCAGCCGGTCGTCGTCGACCAGCAGCACGCGCGGGCGGACCAGCCACGGGGCGGTCACGACTCGAGCTCCAGCAGGCGCGGCCACGTGGCGCCGTCGATGGGGCACCCGATGGCCGCCAGGTAGTCGCCATCGAGCTCGTTCGGCGTCGCCGCGTCGCGGGCGTGCTCGAGCCGGTTGGCGAGGTGGACGAGCCCGAGCGCCACCGACGCCGACGCGCCGCCGTATCGCGGATCGTGATGGAAGGCCACGGCCTCGACGATGGCGTCGGGCAGGCCCCAGAGGGCGAGCAGGTGCCCGCCGACCCAGTCGTGCGGCGCGCCGATGAGGATCGTCTCGGCGACGCGCAGCGGCACCTCGCCGGACTCGACCAGGTCCTGGGCCTGGCGGTACTTGTCGGGGAAGTTGATCGCCAGCACCAGCTTGCCGACGTCGTGCAGCAGGCCCGCGGCGCGTGCGGCGCCGATCGCGTCGTGCCCGAGGCGGAAGTGGTGGCCCAGCGCGGCGGCGCGCCGCGCCGTCCGCAGGCCGTGCGAGAACAGGCGGGCCAGGCCGAGGCGCTCGAGCGTCTGCGCGTCGGCCTGCGAGAGCCACTGCTGTTGCACGAGCACGGCGCCCACAGTGTCGAGCCCGAGCAGCGTGACCGCCAGCGCTGCGTCGCTCACCGGTTGCCGCAGCCCGAGGAGCGGACTGTTGACGACATGCAGCAGTTCCGCGGTCGCCCCGGCATCCTGCTCGACGAGCGCCCCGACTCGCGCGACCGACGGATCGGGGCCGCGGAGTTCCGCGAGCAACTGCTGCAGCACCTGCGGCACGCTGGGCAGGACCTCGAGGCCGAGGACCAGCGTCTTCAGCGTCTCGTCGCACAGCAGGCCCCGCACCCGCAGCGACTGCTGGAGCGCCAGGGCGACGGCCCCGGCTCGGGTGTCGCGGGGCAGGCAGGTGTGCGCATGGCGGAGCGCGTCGACGGCCCGTGGCGCGTCGGCCAGGGCCAGCGCCACGCGGAGCACCTCGGGATGGTGGGCCTGGGCGTGCGCGAGCACCGTGGGCGGCTCCCCGGGCACCACCTCGCACACGGCCGCGTCGATCTCGAGCGTCTCCAGGGCGTAGAGCGCCTCGTCCACGCTGT from Luteitalea sp. TBR-22 includes:
- a CDS encoding response regulator codes for the protein MTAPWLVRPRVLLVDDDRLVRTAYHRQLKAQLDVSVAATASEALALVEAGPPFTAVFTDYHMPGMNGLDLLVRIKALAPRTVRILFTGKADLLELVAAVNEAEIFRVLLKPCATPALWACIEAAIARYNATSTTATPADASLATALQALVTRTNPPLEHWLRRLQRAVRHMCDTLSIPGADRYELAAALAGLGAIGFDKATIDRFVAGHPADAAERQQFEDVTHTTAMLLATLPGLQDVGAMITGATDAGPVATPLDAMRPEQLGAQLLRAAMLLDTAVARGEDRDQAIDALRARQLAPARLLDALLTYRLTGAGSHVVSVNVADLEAGMVLEEPVRAHGGLTLAPAGQVISPALLEILCGYVRTIGIAEPLLVRVPGTHDV
- a CDS encoding HDOD domain-containing protein, which gives rise to MVARAGRRGRPRQSGTSGIHVLLQAASPARRDALGRELARVPGWQVSVVDSVDEALYALETLEIDAAVCEVVPGEPPTVLAHAQAHHPEVLRVALALADAPRAVDALRHAHTCLPRDTRAGAVALALQQSLRVRGLLCDETLKTLVLGLEVLPSVPQVLQQLLAELRGPDPSVARVGALVEQDAGATAELLHVVNSPLLGLRQPVSDAALAVTLLGLDTVGAVLVQQQWLSQADAQTLERLGLARLFSHGLRTARRAAALGHHFRLGHDAIGAARAAGLLHDVGKLVLAINFPDKYRQAQDLVESGEVPLRVAETILIGAPHDWVGGHLLALWGLPDAIVEAVAFHHDPRYGGASASVALGLVHLANRLEHARDAATPNELDGDYLAAIGCPIDGATWPRLLELES